The sequence TGCAGTTTCATTAAATTTAGCTAcaaataaaactttatttaaCCAAGTCTTAGTGCTATTTGTTTTTAGAATAGTACAACTGACATAAAAATTAGCTCAAATATGTTCCCtgattactaaattaattaacctGAGAGATAAAATGAGAGCATTACTATATGAGTGTACAATATGGAGCATTTTCTACTCATGTTTTAGTTATTTCTTAGCATTTTTGGCACActagtttcttatatatacatacatattttGTTACTTATATTGGTTCAGAGATGGAATATTGTAAacactcatttttttttttgataatccaggtatCCGGATCTCTCATTTAGTCCGACTATCCCACCGCGTCCAACCGGAACTGGCCAGTAAACACTCATTTTATATACACACAAAAGCTTATAAAGTTCCAAAAATAGAAGAATTCACCTTTTTATCTGACTCTGCATATCCATCAAAGAATCATGTAAATATATGTATGGTAAAACAAGTTATGGCCcgtatatatatagtacattgTGATTGTGAATATGATTTCCTGATAAAGAAACCATCAATGTTAAAGAAAGGAAAGTCAATACACAAAACAAATAGATATGTAGAGTTTTGAGTCTTTGACAAAAAGTAATAATTGgaacagaaaagaaaagaaaaataacagaGGAGACCACACGTAGGAGAGAAGAGGCAAAATCCTAAAAGGCCGTGGAGCGACGCACGTGAGGGTCCAACACCAAATCCTCACTTCAAGGTTTCTCGTTTGACTTAACCCTCTAGTCTTGAGATTCGTGCCAAAATTTGATCCttttctcttcatcttcttttacgaaataatatgaaaatatttcccttttttttggtaaaatgttaaataaaacaGATTGTGAAAAATATTTCCTTTGTTTCATTATTATAACTAGTTttagacaaatttttttttatctcaaaacataaatagtttttatattttaatgccctttttacttaatgaatattatatgaccaattaaataatgttagtttttttataattggttgaatttattgattaactgttattttttaataaactaataacttttttaatgtTACTATTTTTAGGTTAAACTAATTACATTCTGAAATAGATGGAGTATACGAAAGTACAATACTATGGTAACTTTAAATTCCTAAATTCCATGTAACATAAatcagttgcaaaaaaaaaaaaaattccatgtAACATAACACGAAACACGTAAAAACATTGGATTCTCGCGGTAAATCATCTCTTTGTAACAATTTATGAAACTTACAAAGTTTTTGTTGcccaatattaatttataattattttattgagATGTGCCGTTGCCTTTACGAAGACGGCATGCATTAAACCCGTATTAATGAAGGGTTTAAACATGTTCtgaaaaaaacttatattgATAGTTTATACTTTAATACTATCCATTATGGCTAAGTGTTACGTATTTATTAGAAAAGTGAATACGCTCCAGTTagctactatatatatacacacaccaCACACatagtgtgtgtgtgttgtaCTTGTTCACAGTCTCATTTTCAGGTGGATTACTGGATCATCTAGCTAGTTATATATTGATTGTAGTTTATTACAAGGAGGAAATTAATAACTATGTTTTCGAAAATTATATCTAACAGAATTATAAAAGTTATGCTATCAAGATAATCtacatgtaaaaaaaaagaaaagtagaaTAGTTTCACCAGCCATACAAGTGTTCATTATTGGTGGCTTAGTTTGAGGTATTGAAGATGAGTAACAAAACACCAAGCAAGCTGGAGCCGCCTTCTTTCTGTCTGTCATAAGTGAGCATCGGCTTGTTAGAAATAGAATGGTCGTCACTGAGTGGATATTAAATGGGCCTTTAAGTATACGCTTTTGACATTCGGCTCATTAAATACAAAAAGCCCACCACCTggttgatttttaattattgacTAGGCCTCGTCCTCGTGTTATCATGTATTTATACTTTGCAGCCCCTAGatgactttttaatttattctctTAGCCctttacttttattaattagtatgaaGCCCAACTTTTTTTGACAACGATTGGTTTCATACCGTACGGTAACAAATAAAAgtctttatctctctctccctccttcCTTTGCGTTACAGATTTGACTAATCATCTCCCTGGTGGTTCCACGCCGGAGCTCCAAAGGCAGCACGACGATCATCAAGTCTCGATCTTTCAGACCACCTTCGACAATCAATAAAGGGTTTGATCGCTGTACGCAAGGAGTAAGCTTTTCGATTCTTATCACGATGTAATCTACGTCGGATAATCCTTCCTGTTTATGAGTTTCTAGATAAAAGTTTCCAAATTTAGAAAGCCTTGTGGTGAAAagcacatagatttttgttaatgtAGGTAAGATATTATTGCTCTTTACAAACTAGTTTTTTACCCTCTTGGAGCTTACTTGTGAGCATCTTAATATCATCATAGTTTAATTGGGTGGGTGGGAACTTGTTTGTATGCAAGGTCAATggcgtcttcttcttctgatacaTGGATGAGAGAGTACAACGAGGCTTTAAAACTCTCTGAGGATATAAACGGCATGATGTCCGAAAGAAACTCCTCTGGTTTAACCGGACCTGATGCTCAACGCCGTGCTTCAGCTATACGAAGGAAGATCACCATTTTGGGGACTCGATTAGACAGTCTTCAATCCCTTCTCGTTAAAGTTCCTGGGAAGCAACATGTGTAAGCTGTTTTCAGTTAGACTACATTTAGTTTCTTGTTGGGTCTTCTTAACCGAATGTGAAAGGCAGGTCAGAGAAAGAGATGAATCGTCGTAAGGATATGGTTGGGAACTTGAGATCAAAGGCGAATCAGGTGGCGTCTGCTTTGAACATGTCGAACTTTGCTAATAGAGACAGCTTGCTTGGGCCAGATACAAAGCCTGATGATGCAATCAACAGAGTCTCTGGCATGGATAACCAAGGCATTGTTGGATTCCAACGACAAATTATGAGAGGTAAGCTCTGTTAATTTCACATTTATGCTAGGACCATATTGATGATATTGGCTTCTGTATCTATTCCATGAGTAGAACAAGACGAAGGGCTGGAGAAGTTGGAGGAAACTGTCATGAGTACCAAACACATTGCTCTCGCTGTCAACGAGGAGCTCACTCTACAGACAAGGCTTATCGTATGTATCTTCTGCTGTGTTGTTTCattgttttgctgctgcatttccttgattatttttttgttgttttcctGCATGCAGGATGACTTAGACTACCATGTGGATGTTACGGACTCTCGCTTAAGGGTAATTACATTCTTTGAATAAACTTAACTTAGTTAGCCCATTGATAACAAGGACTTCAAGTTGTGGTCTGTGGCATTAAATGGCAAGAGCTACCTAATAATAAGCGTAGTGACTGACCACACACGGTTCTATTATGTCCAATGTAGTTACTTTCATAATCTTAAAAAGCAAGGTCTATAgtgtatacttttttttatggAGTCACATTTGGACTTAATGTGGCCTGATTGTGTGTTTCTTAATAATGACAGCGTGTGCAGAAGAGCCTTGCAGTGATGAACAAGAATATGAAAGGAGGTTGCTCGTGCATGTCCATGCTCTTGTCAGTGCTTGGAATCGTCGGTCTTGCTCTTGTCATTTGGCTGCTGGTTAAGTACCTGTAATGCCCACTAATATGATGAATCAAATTCTATCTTGGTCTTTCAGCCTCTCGTCTATGCGTATGGTTATATTGTCTTATGTGTACATCGCTGCGTGCAAGAACCCTTCAAAAAGTATATAATCAAAGTTGTATTTTGTGTTGTATTATATGACTCCTACTTGGTTCACGAAAAGACTGTATCACAACCTCTTTGATCTCGTGTGGATTATATACTTTGTTTTTTGCTTTGCACAAGACATAtacaaagagaaagaatgacACTATATATTACTATAACGTGAAGCAATTCTGTGGTTTGCGAGAGTGTCTCGCCTTTAATATACAATTTACCATTTcattcaagaaaataaaagaggaCCTATGGGACTGGTGAAGGAGATGGTGTTGTGGCTCGAAGCAGTTGTTGCAGAAACCTAGCTGCTAGACGTTGCCCTACACCTCCTGCAACACGTCCTCCAA is a genomic window of Brassica napus cultivar Da-Ae chromosome A2, Da-Ae, whole genome shotgun sequence containing:
- the LOC125585992 gene encoding syntaxin-52 isoform X2, whose protein sequence is MASSSSDTWMREYNEALKLSEDINGMMSERNSSGLTGPDAQRRASAIRRKITILGTRLDSLQSLLVKVPGKQHVSEKEMNRRKDMVGNLRSKANQVASALNMSNFANRDSLLGPDTKPDDAINRVSGMDNQGIVGFQRQIMREQDEGLEKLEETVMSTKHIALAVNEELTLQTRLIDDLDYHVDVTDSRLRRVQKSLAVMNKNMKGGCSCMSMLLSVLGIVGLALVIWLLVKYL
- the LOC125585992 gene encoding syntaxin-52 isoform X1 encodes the protein MSMASSSSDTWMREYNEALKLSEDINGMMSERNSSGLTGPDAQRRASAIRRKITILGTRLDSLQSLLVKVPGKQHVSEKEMNRRKDMVGNLRSKANQVASALNMSNFANRDSLLGPDTKPDDAINRVSGMDNQGIVGFQRQIMREQDEGLEKLEETVMSTKHIALAVNEELTLQTRLIDDLDYHVDVTDSRLRRVQKSLAVMNKNMKGGCSCMSMLLSVLGIVGLALVIWLLVKYL